A DNA window from Candidatus Bathyarchaeota archaeon contains the following coding sequences:
- the arsB gene encoding ACR3 family arsenite efflux transporter has product MTNMTEDKETKLGVFEKYLTLWIAICIILGLLLGRFLPVFGQYLDSMKFGQLSIPIGVCLFFMMYPTVVKIRFGDIVKATRNPKPLLLTIIANWVINPPLATFLANTLLPGNPEFIAGIILLGISPCTAMVMWWIMLARGDLGQGLVNTAVNALLMVFLYAPLAAFYLRVSSIPVPWDLIALSVLFFIVVPVISASISRWAVINRKGQKWFDENYVPVWGKISIVALLTTLIVMFSFQGEIIINQPLTVALIAVPLLLGYAIMVSLTYAVSWLANWSYESSICNTLIGSSSHFEVAIAVATTLFGIGSGAALATVIGPLIEVPLMLSLVRFGLRTRHLFPRSHRKVKA; this is encoded by the coding sequence ATGACAAACATGACCGAAGATAAGGAAACAAAACTAGGAGTCTTCGAGAAGTACCTAACATTATGGATTGCAATATGTATAATCTTGGGACTGCTGTTAGGGCGTTTTCTTCCAGTTTTCGGACAGTACCTAGACTCGATGAAGTTTGGTCAGCTATCCATCCCAATAGGCGTTTGCCTTTTCTTCATGATGTATCCCACAGTTGTTAAAATAAGGTTTGGAGACATCGTTAAAGCCACAAGGAATCCGAAACCATTACTTCTTACCATAATCGCAAATTGGGTCATCAACCCACCACTAGCGACGTTTTTGGCAAACACTCTTTTACCAGGAAACCCCGAATTCATTGCGGGCATCATCCTGCTTGGAATATCACCATGTACGGCGATGGTCATGTGGTGGATTATGCTTGCTCGTGGAGATTTGGGGCAAGGACTCGTAAACACAGCGGTCAATGCCCTTTTGATGGTATTCCTATATGCTCCCTTAGCAGCTTTCTATCTGCGTGTGAGCTCGATTCCAGTGCCATGGGATCTGATTGCCCTCAGCGTCCTGTTCTTCATAGTAGTCCCGGTCATAAGTGCATCGATTTCTCGTTGGGCAGTCATCAATCGCAAGGGTCAAAAATGGTTTGACGAAAACTATGTGCCTGTTTGGGGAAAGATATCGATTGTTGCCTTGTTAACTACATTGATAGTTATGTTCTCGTTTCAAGGAGAGATTATTATTAATCAACCTTTGACCGTGGCTTTGATTGCTGTTCCCTTGCTGCTTGGTTATGCAATAATGGTTTCGTTGACCTATGCAGTCTCATGGCTTGCCAATTGGAGCTATGAATCGTCGATATGTAATACACTCATTGGCTCTAGCAGTCACTTCGAGGTTGCTATTGCCGTCGCAACAACCCTTTTCGGCATCGGCTCGGGTGCAGCATTAGCCACAGTCATAGGACCTCTGATAGAAGTTCCACTAATGCTGTCTCTCGTAAGATTTGGTCTAAGAACACGTCATCTATTTCCACGCAGCCATAGGAAAGTTAAGGCATAG
- a CDS encoding metalloregulator ArsR/SmtB family transcription factor, translating to MINRVEKSSKRLERLLCSGLRPSEDLEDYAKRLRKLANQLADPDLLRRKSRLLKALANGTRLKMLKLLSVREMCVCEVTVALDLTQPTASHHLNILQNVGLVKDRKEGKWVFYNLAKPVLTRNLFAFLEFPS from the coding sequence ATGATAAACCGAGTCGAAAAATCCAGCAAAAGGCTTGAAAGATTGCTCTGCTCAGGCCTTCGTCCATCGGAAGACCTAGAAGATTATGCGAAGAGACTAAGAAAGCTTGCCAATCAGTTGGCAGACCCCGATCTTCTTCGTAGAAAAAGTCGTTTACTGAAAGCTCTTGCCAATGGGACGAGGCTAAAGATGCTAAAGCTTCTCAGCGTTAGAGAGATGTGCGTCTGCGAGGTTACAGTTGCCCTCGATTTGACTCAACCAACTGCGTCTCATCACTTAAATATCCTGCAAAACGTCGGGCTTGTGAAGGATAGAAAGGAAGGAAAGTGGGTCTTCTATAACCTTGCAAAACCAGTACTAACCAGAAATCTTTTTGCGTTCCTCGAATTCCCTAGCTAA
- a CDS encoding ferredoxin family protein yields MSEETYMGVPRNEISWTPRIDYQKCDLCDGDPQCLKFCPHQVYAVAGQPRKLIIENPNNCVVFCRSCRRVCAPDALSFPEKKKVLASIKKLRGY; encoded by the coding sequence ATGTCTGAGGAAACATACATGGGTGTACCGCGCAACGAAATATCTTGGACTCCAAGAATAGACTATCAAAAATGTGATCTTTGCGACGGTGACCCTCAATGCCTTAAGTTTTGTCCCCATCAGGTATATGCTGTAGCTGGGCAACCAAGAAAATTGATTATAGAGAATCCAAATAACTGTGTGGTTTTCTGTCGTTCTTGCAGAAGAGTATGTGCTCCAGACGCTCTAAGTTTTCCAGAAAAGAAGAAGGTGCTAGCTTCAATTAAGAAGCTTAGAGGTTATTGA
- the gcvH gene encoding glycine cleavage system protein GcvH gives MKHEENFQLKVLKWTFQVPKGLFYNENDCWVKIEGHKARVGITDFLQSMATDILFVEFKDVGTEIEQLDEVASFESVKTVLDLISPVSGIIVEVNEKLSERPELVNQDPYGEGWFTVLKLKDFESDRENLLDAQKYFEVLKRKVELEKEKLGKQG, from the coding sequence TTGAAACATGAAGAAAATTTCCAGCTTAAAGTCTTAAAGTGGACTTTCCAAGTCCCAAAAGGCTTGTTTTATAACGAGAATGATTGTTGGGTGAAAATAGAGGGGCACAAAGCACGAGTCGGAATTACCGATTTCCTCCAAAGCATGGCCACAGACATTCTATTTGTTGAGTTCAAGGATGTTGGAACAGAGATTGAACAATTGGATGAAGTGGCTTCTTTTGAATCGGTAAAGACTGTACTTGATTTGATATCGCCTGTGAGTGGCATCATAGTTGAAGTTAATGAGAAGTTATCGGAAAGACCTGAGCTTGTAAACCAGGACCCGTATGGAGAAGGGTGGTTCACTGTTTTGAAACTTAAGGACTTTGAAAGCGATCGAGAAAACCTTCTAGATGCTCAAAAGTACTTCGAAGTATTGAAAAGAAAGGTTGAATTGGAAAAAGAGAAACTAGGAAAACAGGGGTAA